A window of the Henckelia pumila isolate YLH828 chromosome 3, ASM3356847v2, whole genome shotgun sequence genome harbors these coding sequences:
- the LOC140891292 gene encoding delta(7)-sterol-C5(6)-desaturase: MEEEYWKLFVEETSWYNDIVLGSMLPEKWCAALPHFYRGWLRNYIGGTLLYFISGILWCFYIYYLKRNVFVPKDAIPSRKAMLLQIGVAMKAMPWYCALPTISEYMIEHGWTKCYSRISDVGWIPYLCYTIIYLVIVEFGIYWMHRELHDIKPLYKYLHATHHIYNKQNTLSPFAGLAFHPLDGILQAVPHVIALFLIPMHFTTHIALLFIEAIWTANIHDCIHGKLWPVMGAGYHTIHHTTYRHNYGHYTIWMDWMFGTLRDPMEDEAKKI, encoded by the exons ATGGAGGAAGAATACTGGAAGTTGTTCGTGGAGGAAACCTCATGGTACAATGACATCGTTTTGGGTTCAATGCTTCCGGAGAAGTGGTGCGCTGCACTCCCTCATTTCTACAGAGGGTGGCTACGGAACTACATTGGAGGCACTTTGCTTTATTTCATCTCTGGAATTTTGTGGTGTTTCTATATCTACTACTTGAAGCGCAACGTTTTTGTTCCTAAAG ATGCCATTCCTTCGAGAAAGGCCATGCTTTTGCAGATAGGAGTTGCCATGAAAGCCATGCCATGGTACTGTGCTCTTCCGACGATATCTGAATACATGATTGAACATGGATGGACAAAGTGTTATTCGAGGATAAGTGATGTTGGCTGGATTCCTTACCTTTGCTATACGATTATCTATCTAGTAATCGTGGAGTTTGGGATTTATTGGATGCACAGGGAGTTGCATGACATAAAACCGCTCTATAAGTATCTTCATGCCACTCATCACATTTATAACAAACAAAATACACTTTCTCCATTTGCTG GTCTGGCTTTCCACCCACTCGATGGGATATTACAGGCAGTACCTCACGTCATAGCTCTCTTCTTAATACCAATGCATTTCACAACACACATAGCACTTTTATTTATCGAGGCCATATGGACTGCAAATATTCACGACTGCATACACGGGAAATTATGGCCTGTGATGGGCGCAGGGTACCACACAATTCATCACACCACTTACCGCCACAATTATGGCCACTACACGATATGGATGGATTGGATGTTTGGAACTCTTCGCGATCCGATGGAAGATGAGGCCAAGAAAATCTAA